The window ATCAATTCACGGCGCGGTTACCGGCGTTTCATGAATTCTTCGGCCCCCGCAACTGGTTCATTCTCGCCATTGTGATGGGCACAGTGAAAGTCTTGCACGAGTTTGGCCACGGCCTGTCGTGCAAACACTTCGGCGGTGAATGTCACGAACTCGGGGCAATGCTGCTGGTCTTTACGCCGGCCTTGTATTGCAACGTTTCCGATAGCTGGATGCTGCCCAACAAATGGGCCCGCGCAGCGATTGGTGCTGCCGGTATGTACGTCGAGTTGGTTTTAGCCTCACTCGCGACATTCATTTGGTGGTTTAGTTCACCGGGCTTATTGAATCACGTCTGCTTGAGTGTGATGTTTATCTGCTCGGTCAGTACGGTGATGTTCAACGGCAATCCGCTGCTGCGGTTTGACGGTTATTACATCCTGATGGACTTGCTCGAAATTCCGAACCTGCAGCAAAAAGCCAAGGAAGTGCTGAAGCGGTTCACGATCGATCTCTGCATGGGCATCGAGCAGCCCGAGAACCCGTTCCTGCCGCAGGGCAATAAGTGGATCTTTGGTTTGTATACCGTTGCCTCGGCCGCTTATCGCTGGGTCGTGGTGTTCTCGATTCTGTTTTTCCTCAACAAAGTGTTCGAGCCCTACGGTTTGAAGATCATCGGCCAGATGATTGCCCTCTCGGGCTTTGTCGGCCTGGTGGTTCAGCCAGTGTGGGAACTCGGTAAGTTTTTCTATACGCCCGGAAGGATGCACAAAGTGAAAAAAGAACGCATGATCGCGACGGCCTGTGTGTTGGTCGCGGTCGCGGCGGCCATCTTCCTTGTGCCGCTGCCGTACTCGGTCTACAGCCCGTTTGAGGTGCAGGCCCAGAACTCGGCCCAGGTCTTCTCGTCGGAGCCCGGCAACATTGCCGAGATCTTCGTCAAGCCGGGCGATTACGTGAAAAAGGACGACAAGCTATTGCGGCTCGTGAATCCTGACCTGGAGCTCGAGCTCGAACGACTCAAGGGTCGCTTCCTGGGCGCCCAACAGGCTCGCGACAACTTGTACTTGCTCCGCTTCACCGATCAGGCAGCCGTCGATCAACTCGAAACGGCCGAAGAAGTGCTGGCCTCGTCCAAAAAGCAATACGCTGAGAAGCAGAAGGAATACGATCGCTTGTTGGTCCGCGCTCCGCGCGATGGCATGGTCATTCCGCCGCCGACTCGCGAAGCCAAGCCAGGCGAATCGAAAGATCGGTTGGCGTCGTGGACGGGTAATCCCTTCATGCAGAAGAACATCGGCGCGCCGCTCATGCCGACTGATCTGATCTGCCAGATCGGCGATCCCAAGGAACTCGAAGCAGTGATGATCGTCGACCAGGCCTACATCGACCTGGTTCACTCCGGCGAAGCCGCTCACAAAGTGCGCTTGCTGCTCGATTCGCAAACGCACACGGCCATCAATTCGCACGTCGCCGAAATCGGCACCGACGAAATGGAAGCCGTCAATCCAGCCCTGTCGACCGCCAAGGGTGGCCGCCTGGAAACGGTGACCGACCCGAGCGGCATGACCCGGCCGTTAAGCTCGTCATATCCGGTGCGAGCTCCGCTCGGCGCTTCGACCGGTATGGTGCAGGTGGGAATGCAAGGACAAGGCCGGATTTACACCGGTTGGCAGCCGATTGCCCGCCGCATTTACCGCTATGTGGCCAAAACTTTCCACTTTGATTTATAAAACTTCGCCCCCAGGACGACTAGGCGGAAAACTGTGAACTAGATTTGTAGACCGGTTGGGGTGCCAGTTTCGGCAATTGAAGGAACTTACTCTGCTGAAACTGCGTCACACTGACTCAAGATTTTGTGTATTTATCGGCCGGATGTTTTCAAACAGTGTTGCCTTCACAATGCTGACATCCATGCCGTTCTCGTCGTTGGTTCTTGTTTGTGGCGACTGAAGGAGCCACGCATCGTTTGCCGCCCTCGGGTGGCTAGGGAGATTTACAGAATGTCCGCAGAGAACACCGCAGAAGGCGCAGCACCAGAAGCCGCCGCCCCCGCTCAACAGCAGATGGTTCAGGTCGAAGTCGATGACGGCCACGTCACCGCGACCTACTCGAACTTCTGCCGCGTCACCGGTTCGCCGGAAGAGCTGATCATCGATTTCGGTCTCAATCCGCAACCGGTCGGCATCCCGACCAAGGCCATTCCGGTGACCCAACGCGTGATCGTGAACTACTTCACCGCCAAGCGTCTGCTGCACGCTCTGTCGCTGTCGGTTCAACGTCACGAAGCCGTCTTCGGCGTCCTGGAAACGGACATCCAAAAGCGGCTCAAGCCAGGCCTGCGCTAGTCCAGCATCATCGCTGCGAATACGCAGACTGTGC is drawn from Anatilimnocola floriformis and contains these coding sequences:
- a CDS encoding DUF3467 domain-containing protein, whose translation is MSAENTAEGAAPEAAAPAQQQMVQVEVDDGHVTATYSNFCRVTGSPEELIIDFGLNPQPVGIPTKAIPVTQRVIVNYFTAKRLLHALSLSVQRHEAVFGVLETDIQKRLKPGLR
- a CDS encoding biotin/lipoyl-binding protein, with translation MATLAESLVSSTSRPLLLRMRPDLQARRHRYRGQAFWVVKEPVGLNYFRFHEEEYAILCMLDGMTSLESIKEQFESQYAPQKITYTDLLQFVGMLHRSGLVISESPGQGKALKQRRDEKKHRELMGKLANVFALRFRGVDPENFLNWLYGYTWWFFTWTALFINLCIGLAALSLVVVQFDQFTARLPAFHEFFGPRNWFILAIVMGTVKVLHEFGHGLSCKHFGGECHELGAMLLVFTPALYCNVSDSWMLPNKWARAAIGAAGMYVELVLASLATFIWWFSSPGLLNHVCLSVMFICSVSTVMFNGNPLLRFDGYYILMDLLEIPNLQQKAKEVLKRFTIDLCMGIEQPENPFLPQGNKWIFGLYTVASAAYRWVVVFSILFFLNKVFEPYGLKIIGQMIALSGFVGLVVQPVWELGKFFYTPGRMHKVKKERMIATACVLVAVAAAIFLVPLPYSVYSPFEVQAQNSAQVFSSEPGNIAEIFVKPGDYVKKDDKLLRLVNPDLELELERLKGRFLGAQQARDNLYLLRFTDQAAVDQLETAEEVLASSKKQYAEKQKEYDRLLVRAPRDGMVIPPPTREAKPGESKDRLASWTGNPFMQKNIGAPLMPTDLICQIGDPKELEAVMIVDQAYIDLVHSGEAAHKVRLLLDSQTHTAINSHVAEIGTDEMEAVNPALSTAKGGRLETVTDPSGMTRPLSSSYPVRAPLGASTGMVQVGMQGQGRIYTGWQPIARRIYRYVAKTFHFDL